A window of the Tiliqua scincoides isolate rTilSci1 chromosome 5, rTilSci1.hap2, whole genome shotgun sequence genome harbors these coding sequences:
- the LOC136654285 gene encoding zinc finger protein 524-like encodes MEPSHRWHVDRGDGHPAELQAKARVLVPGGSSWSRAENHGSIGLENQVIETCPPVPWAHYMQAPLSNDIPQNHFAIEERPSHPEIYSIALWGPKLHSALTRHRGGRSNAQTSPSASKHHGQPGEGDATDEGSLVLIDAEGVPHTVSRQEVELAGQVQSSEPELLASAPPPRQLYFCPICLRTFLYQSDLERHSITHSESKPYVCRECGKAFKRSSHLQRHKHIHTGERPFCCPVCRKGFRESGELLRHQRVHTGEKPYQCQICRLRFTERNTLRRHAKRKHARETYYQRSVEEGGGSWTTAGDWESEVVAGSSDWGTEELGSGWTNETVEDWVGDGSQWEDAVEGGTGDTPVSVSQLPETEHIKDKDKPGIQPS; translated from the coding sequence ATGGAGCCATCTCACAGGTGGCATGTCGACAGGGGTGATGGGCATCCAGCGGAGCTGCAGGCAAAGGCTCGGGTGCTGGTGCCAGGAGGGAGTAGTTGGTCAAGAGCGGAAAACCATGGCAGCATCGGGCTTGAGAACCAGGTGATAGAAACCTGCCCCCCAGTTCCTTGGGCCCACTATATGCAGGCCCCACTCAGCAATGACATTCCCCAGAACCATTTTGCCATAGAGGAAAGGCCTTCCCACCCTGAGATCTACAGCATTGCCCTGTGGGGGCCAAAACTGCATTCCGCACTGACTAGACACAGAGGAGGGCGGTCCAATGCTCAGACCTCTCCTTCTGCCTCCAAGCATCATGGTCAGCCAGGAGAGGGCGATGCAACAGATGAGGGGTCCCTGGTGCTGATTGATGCCGAAGGGGTGCCCCACACAGTGTCACGACAGGAAGTGGAGCTGGCTGGGCAGGTGCAATCCTCAGAGCCTGAGCTACTGGCATCGGCTCCGCCCCCACGGCAGCTATATTTCTGTCCCATTTGCCTACGGACGTTCCTGTACCAATCGGACCTGGAGCGGCACAGCATCACCCACTCAGAGAGCAAGCCGTACGTGTGCCGTGAGTGCGGCAAAGCCTTCAAACGCTCCTCGCACCTTCAGCGGCACAAGCACATCCACACCGGTGAAAGGCCCTTCTGCTGCCCGGTCTGCCGCAAGGGCTTCCGGGAATCTGGCGAGCTCTTGCGCCACCAGCGGGTACACACGGGCGAGAAGCCCTACCAGTGCCAGATCTGCCGGTTGCGTTTCACCGAGCGCAATACTCTCCGCCGGCACGCCAAGCGAAAACATGCTCGCGAAACCTACTACCAGCGCTCTGtggaggagggaggtggcagtTGGACTACAGCAGGGGACTGGGAATCGGAAGTGGTGGCAGGAAGCAGTGACTGGGGGACAGAAGAGCTTGGGAGTGGCTGGACCAATGAAACGGTGGAGGACTGGGTTGGGGATGGCAGCCAATGGGAGGACGCTGTTGAAGGTGGGACAGGAGACACTCCTGTATCCGTGTCGCAGCTACCAGAGACAGAACATATCAAGGACAAAGACAAACCTGGAATCCAACCCTCATAA